A genomic window from Vitis riparia cultivar Riparia Gloire de Montpellier isolate 1030 chromosome 18, EGFV_Vit.rip_1.0, whole genome shotgun sequence includes:
- the LOC117907740 gene encoding cytochrome P450 78A7 yields MEFSFKSEYTNWWVFTLPALVETQNLSKGLILLFILIVFLSIGLLSWAFSAGGAAWKNGRNQMGRVSIPGPRGIPIFGSLFSLSHGLAHRTLASMALSSAATQLMAFSLGSTPTVVASEPCTAREILTSPQFADRPIKQSAKSLMFSRAIGFAPNGAYWRLLRRISSSHLFAPKRIAAHEGGRQLDCTAMLQAIAKEQSANGAVVLRKHLQAAALNNIMGTVFGKRLNPVEDSMEARELHEIVKEGFELLGAFNWSDHLPWLNYFYDPFGINQRCSALVPRVRKLVKGIIKEHQLSDSNKLSDNSDFVDVLLALDGEEKLEEEDMVAVLWEMIFRGTDTTALLTEWVMAELILNPKVQAKLHEELHLTTLVNKAITDANVAKLPYLQAVIKETLRVHPPGPLLSWARLSTSDVHLSNGMVIPSNTTAMVNMWAITHDPNLWKDPLAFKPERFLASAGGADVDVRGGDLRLAPFGAGRRVCPGKNLGLVTVSLWVAKLVHHFDWVQDMAQPVDLSEVLKLSCEMKNPLSAVPVPRSGAIHI; encoded by the exons ATGGAGTTCTCTTTCAAGTCTGAGTACACAAACTGGTGGGTTTTTACACTTCCAGCTCTTGTGGAAACCCAAAACTTATCCAAGGGTTTGATTTTGCTTTTCATTCTCATTGTATTTCTCTCCATTGGACTTCTAAGCTGGGCATTTTCTGCGGGAGGTGCAGCttggaaaaatggaagaaaccAGATGGGTCGGGTCTCAATCCCAGGTCCGCGAGGTATTCCCATTTTTGGTAGCTTATTCAGCTTAAGCCATGGGTTGGCTCATCGTACTCTTGCCTCCATGGCTTTGAGCAGCGCTGCCACTCAGCTCATGGCCTTCAGCCTCGGCTCAACCCCTACAGTAGTTGCTTCCGAGCCTTGTACTGCTAGGGAGATATTGACCTCACCTCAATTCGCTGACCGCCCAATCAAGCAGTCAGCTAAGAGCCTTATGTTCAGCCGAGCCATCGGGTTTGCACCTAATGGGGCTTACTGGAGGCTACTGAGAAGAATATCATCGTCTCACCTCTTCGCGCCAAAGCGCATAGCAGCTCACGAAGGTGGACGGCAGCTGGACTGCACCGCCATGTTACAGGCCATTGCTAAAGAACAATCAGCAAATGGGGCTGTTGTTCTGCGGAAGCACCTTCAAGCTGCTGCTCTCAACAATATAATGGGGACAGTTTTCGGAAAAAGGCTTAATCCAGTGGAAGATAGCATGGAGGCTAGAGAATTGCATGAGATTGTCAAAGAAGGCTTCGAGCTGTTGGGAGCTTTCAACTGGTCCGACCATCTGCCGTGGTTGAATTACTTTTATGACCCTTTCGGTATCAACCAGCGTTGCTCCGCTCTTGTTCCTCGAGTCAGGAAACTCGTCAAAGGGATTATTAAAGAACATCAACTCAGTGATTCCAACAAGCTCTCAGATAATTCAGATTTCGTAGATGTTTTGCTGGCTCTGGATGGTGAAGAGAAGCTTGAAGAGGAAGATATGGTGGCCGTTTTATGG GAAATGATCTTCAGAGGTACTGATACAACGGCGCTCTTAACTGAGTGGGTCATGGCTGAGTTAATCCTGAACCCCAAGGTTCAAGCCAAGCTTCACGAGGAGCTCCATCTCACTACTCTAGTAAACAAGGCCATCACCGACGCTAACGTGGCTAAATTGCCCTATCTTCAAGCAGTGATCAAGGAGACCCTACGTGTCCACCCACCTGGGCCCCTCCTCTCGTGGGCCCGCCTGTCCACGTCAGACGTCCACCTCAGCAATGGCATGGTGATCCCTTCCAACACCACTGCAATGGTCAACATGTGGGCCATCACACATGATCCAAATCTCTGGAAAGACCCTCTGGCCTTCAAGCCAGAGAGGTTTTTAGCCTCCGCTGGCGGTGCTGACGTGGACGTGAGAGGCGGTGACTTGCGGCTCGCCCCGTTCGGGGCTGGCCGTAGGGTTTGTCCAGGGAAGAACCTAGGGCTGGTGACAGTGAGCCTTTGGGTGGCTAAGTTGGTGCACCATTTCGACTGGGTTCAGGACATGGCTCAGCCGGTTGACCTGAGTGAGGTGCTGAAGCTGTCATGTGAAATGAAGAACCCTCTCTCTGCTGTGCCTGTTCCCAGGAGTGGTGCAATTCATATATAA